A stretch of the Arvicanthis niloticus isolate mArvNil1 chromosome 17, mArvNil1.pat.X, whole genome shotgun sequence genome encodes the following:
- the Gnmt gene encoding glycine N-methyltransferase produces the protein MVDSVYRTRSLGVAAEGLPDQYADGEAARVWQLYIGDTRSRTAEYKAWLLGLLRQHGCHRVLDVACGTGVDSIMLVEEGFSVTSVDASDKMLKYALKERWNRRKEPAFDKWVIEEANWLTLDKDVLAGDGFDAVICLGNSFAHLPDFKGDQSDHRLALKNIASMVRPGGLLVIDHRNYDHILSTGCAPPGKNIYYKSDLTKDITTSVLAVNNKAYMVTLDYTVQVPGAGRDGSPGFSKFRLSYYPHCLASFTELVQAAFGGRCQHSVLGDFKPYKPGQAYIPCYFIHVVKKTN, from the exons ATGGTGGACAGCGTGTACCGTACCCGCTCCCTGGGGGTGGCGGCTGAAGGGCTCCCGGACCAGTATGCGGATGGGGAGGCCGCACGTGTGTGGCAGCTGTACATCGGGGACACCCGCAGCCGTACTGCAGAGTACAAGGCGTGGTTGCTTGGGTTGCTGCGCCAGCACGGTTGCCACCGGGTGCTGGACGTGGCCTGTGGCACAGG AGTGGACTCTATCATGCTGGTGGAAGAGGGCTTCAGCGTGACAAGTGTGGATGCCAGTGACAAGATGTTGAAATATGCACTTAAGGAACGCTGGAACCGGAGGAAGGAGCCAGCCTTTGACAAGTGGG TCATCGAGGAAGCCAACTGGTTGACTCTGGACAAAGATGTCCTAGCAGGAGATGGCTTTGATGCTGTCATCTGTCTTGGGAACAGTTTTGCTCACCTGCCAGACTTCAAAG GTGACCAGAGCGATCACCGGCTGGCGCTAAAGAACATTGCGAGCATGGTACGGCCCGGGGGCCTGCTGGTTATCGACCACCGCAACTATGACCACATCCTCAGCACAGGCTGTGCACCCCCCGGGAAGAACATCTACTATAAG AGTGACCTGACCAAGGACATTACGACGTCAGTGCTGGCAGTAAACAACAAAGCCTACATGGTAACCCTGGACTACACAGTGCAGGTGCCAGGCGCTGGCAGAGATGGCTCTCCTGGCTTCAG TAAGTTCCGGCTCTCTTACTACCCACACTGTTTGGCATCTTTCACGGAGTTGGTTCAAGCAGCCTTTGGGGGCAGGTGCCAGCACAGCGTCCTGGGTGACTTCAAACCTTACAAGCCTGGCCAGGCCTACATTCCCTGCTACTTCATCCACGTGGTCAAGAAGACAAACTGA
- the Cnpy3 gene encoding protein canopy homolog 3 isoform X1 — protein sequence MESMSELAPRCLLLPLLLLPLLLLPAPKLGSSLAGAEETDWVRLPSKCEVCKYVAVELKSAFEETGKTKEVIDTGYGILDRKASGVKYTKSISEPPGQMTYLPSSSAFPWDLRLIEVTETICKRLLDYSLHKERTGSNRFAKGMSETFETLHNLVHKGVKVVMDIPYELWNETSAEVADLKKQCDVLVEEFEEVIEDWYRNHQEEDLTEFLCANHVLKGKDTSCLAERWSGKKGDIASLGGKKSKKKRGRVKGSSGGGGSKQRKELGVLEEDANPEEEEGVQKASPLPHSPPDEL from the exons ATGGAGTCCATGTCTGAGCTCGCGCCCCGCTGCCTCCTGCTTcccttgctgctgctgccgctgctgcttcTTCCTGCCCCGAAGCTGGGCTCGAGCCTCGCCGGGGCCGAGGAGACCGACTGGGTGCGATTGCCTAGCAAATGCGAAG TGTGCAAGTATGTTGCCGTGGAGCTGAAGTCAGCTTTTGAGGAAACTGGAAAGACCAAGGAAGTGATTGACACAGGCTACGGCATTCTGGACCGGAAGGCATCTGGAGTCAAGTACACCAAGTC CATTTCAGAGCCCCCAGGCCAGATGACCTATCTTCCTTCCAGCTCTGCCTTCCCTTG GGACTTACGGTTAATTGAAGTCACTGAGACCATTTGCAAGAGGCTTCTGGACTACAGCCTGCACAAGGAGAGGACTGGCAGCAACCGGTTTGCCAAG GGTATGTCGGAGACCTTTGAGACACTGCACAACCTAGTCCACAAAGGGGTCAAGGTGGTGATGGATATCCCCTATGAGCTGTGGAATGAGACCTCGGCTGAGGTGGCTGACCTCAAGAAACAG TGTGACGTGCTGGTGGAAGAGTTTGAAGAGGTGATTGAGGACTGGTACAGGAACCACCAGGAGGAAGACCTGACTGAATTCCTCTGTGCCAACCACGTGCTGAAGGGCAAAGACACCA GTTGCTTGGCAGAGCGCTGGTCTGGCAAGAAGGGGGACATAGCTTCCCTGGGAGGGAAGAAATCGAAGAAGAAGCGTGGCAGGGTCAAGGGTAGCAGCGGTGGCGGCGGCAGCAAGCAGAGGAAGGAACTGGGGGTTCTGGAGGAAGACGCCAAccctgaggaggaagagggtgtgcAGAAGGCATCTCCCCTCCCACATAGCCCCCCTGATGAGCTGTGA
- the Cnpy3 gene encoding protein canopy homolog 3 isoform X2 has translation MESMSELAPRCLLLPLLLLPLLLLPAPKLGSSLAGAEETDWVRLPSKCEVCKYVAVELKSAFEETGKTKEVIDTGYGILDRKASGVKYTKSDLRLIEVTETICKRLLDYSLHKERTGSNRFAKGMSETFETLHNLVHKGVKVVMDIPYELWNETSAEVADLKKQCDVLVEEFEEVIEDWYRNHQEEDLTEFLCANHVLKGKDTSCLAERWSGKKGDIASLGGKKSKKKRGRVKGSSGGGGSKQRKELGVLEEDANPEEEEGVQKASPLPHSPPDEL, from the exons ATGGAGTCCATGTCTGAGCTCGCGCCCCGCTGCCTCCTGCTTcccttgctgctgctgccgctgctgcttcTTCCTGCCCCGAAGCTGGGCTCGAGCCTCGCCGGGGCCGAGGAGACCGACTGGGTGCGATTGCCTAGCAAATGCGAAG TGTGCAAGTATGTTGCCGTGGAGCTGAAGTCAGCTTTTGAGGAAACTGGAAAGACCAAGGAAGTGATTGACACAGGCTACGGCATTCTGGACCGGAAGGCATCTGGAGTCAAGTACACCAAGTC GGACTTACGGTTAATTGAAGTCACTGAGACCATTTGCAAGAGGCTTCTGGACTACAGCCTGCACAAGGAGAGGACTGGCAGCAACCGGTTTGCCAAG GGTATGTCGGAGACCTTTGAGACACTGCACAACCTAGTCCACAAAGGGGTCAAGGTGGTGATGGATATCCCCTATGAGCTGTGGAATGAGACCTCGGCTGAGGTGGCTGACCTCAAGAAACAG TGTGACGTGCTGGTGGAAGAGTTTGAAGAGGTGATTGAGGACTGGTACAGGAACCACCAGGAGGAAGACCTGACTGAATTCCTCTGTGCCAACCACGTGCTGAAGGGCAAAGACACCA GTTGCTTGGCAGAGCGCTGGTCTGGCAAGAAGGGGGACATAGCTTCCCTGGGAGGGAAGAAATCGAAGAAGAAGCGTGGCAGGGTCAAGGGTAGCAGCGGTGGCGGCGGCAGCAAGCAGAGGAAGGAACTGGGGGTTCTGGAGGAAGACGCCAAccctgaggaggaagagggtgtgcAGAAGGCATCTCCCCTCCCACATAGCCCCCCTGATGAGCTGTGA
- the Cnpy3 gene encoding protein canopy homolog 3 isoform X4: MFCHQNDACLGTVSLPIALHLEKSRGRKVPGGVRPPGSARDLRLIEVTETICKRLLDYSLHKERTGSNRFAKGMSETFETLHNLVHKGVKVVMDIPYELWNETSAEVADLKKQCDVLVEEFEEVIEDWYRNHQEEDLTEFLCANHVLKGKDTSCLAERWSGKKGDIASLGGKKSKKKRGRVKGSSGGGGSKQRKELGVLEEDANPEEEEGVQKASPLPHSPPDEL; the protein is encoded by the exons ATGTTTTGCCATCAGAATGATGCATGTCTAGGCACAGTGAGCCTGCCCATCGCCCTTCACTTggagaaaagcagaggcaggaaagttCCGGGAGGTGTGAGGCCTCCTGGGTCTGCCCG GGACTTACGGTTAATTGAAGTCACTGAGACCATTTGCAAGAGGCTTCTGGACTACAGCCTGCACAAGGAGAGGACTGGCAGCAACCGGTTTGCCAAG GGTATGTCGGAGACCTTTGAGACACTGCACAACCTAGTCCACAAAGGGGTCAAGGTGGTGATGGATATCCCCTATGAGCTGTGGAATGAGACCTCGGCTGAGGTGGCTGACCTCAAGAAACAG TGTGACGTGCTGGTGGAAGAGTTTGAAGAGGTGATTGAGGACTGGTACAGGAACCACCAGGAGGAAGACCTGACTGAATTCCTCTGTGCCAACCACGTGCTGAAGGGCAAAGACACCA GTTGCTTGGCAGAGCGCTGGTCTGGCAAGAAGGGGGACATAGCTTCCCTGGGAGGGAAGAAATCGAAGAAGAAGCGTGGCAGGGTCAAGGGTAGCAGCGGTGGCGGCGGCAGCAAGCAGAGGAAGGAACTGGGGGTTCTGGAGGAAGACGCCAAccctgaggaggaagagggtgtgcAGAAGGCATCTCCCCTCCCACATAGCCCCCCTGATGAGCTGTGA
- the Cnpy3 gene encoding protein canopy homolog 3 isoform X3 produces the protein MFCHQNDACLGTVSLPIALHLEKSRGRKVPGGVRPPGSARISEPPGQMTYLPSSSAFPWDLRLIEVTETICKRLLDYSLHKERTGSNRFAKGMSETFETLHNLVHKGVKVVMDIPYELWNETSAEVADLKKQCDVLVEEFEEVIEDWYRNHQEEDLTEFLCANHVLKGKDTSCLAERWSGKKGDIASLGGKKSKKKRGRVKGSSGGGGSKQRKELGVLEEDANPEEEEGVQKASPLPHSPPDEL, from the exons ATGTTTTGCCATCAGAATGATGCATGTCTAGGCACAGTGAGCCTGCCCATCGCCCTTCACTTggagaaaagcagaggcaggaaagttCCGGGAGGTGTGAGGCCTCCTGGGTCTGCCCG CATTTCAGAGCCCCCAGGCCAGATGACCTATCTTCCTTCCAGCTCTGCCTTCCCTTG GGACTTACGGTTAATTGAAGTCACTGAGACCATTTGCAAGAGGCTTCTGGACTACAGCCTGCACAAGGAGAGGACTGGCAGCAACCGGTTTGCCAAG GGTATGTCGGAGACCTTTGAGACACTGCACAACCTAGTCCACAAAGGGGTCAAGGTGGTGATGGATATCCCCTATGAGCTGTGGAATGAGACCTCGGCTGAGGTGGCTGACCTCAAGAAACAG TGTGACGTGCTGGTGGAAGAGTTTGAAGAGGTGATTGAGGACTGGTACAGGAACCACCAGGAGGAAGACCTGACTGAATTCCTCTGTGCCAACCACGTGCTGAAGGGCAAAGACACCA GTTGCTTGGCAGAGCGCTGGTCTGGCAAGAAGGGGGACATAGCTTCCCTGGGAGGGAAGAAATCGAAGAAGAAGCGTGGCAGGGTCAAGGGTAGCAGCGGTGGCGGCGGCAGCAAGCAGAGGAAGGAACTGGGGGTTCTGGAGGAAGACGCCAAccctgaggaggaagagggtgtgcAGAAGGCATCTCCCCTCCCACATAGCCCCCCTGATGAGCTGTGA
- the Cnpy3 gene encoding protein canopy homolog 3 isoform X5, translating to MSETFETLHNLVHKGVKVVMDIPYELWNETSAEVADLKKQCDVLVEEFEEVIEDWYRNHQEEDLTEFLCANHVLKGKDTSCLAERWSGKKGDIASLGGKKSKKKRGRVKGSSGGGGSKQRKELGVLEEDANPEEEEGVQKASPLPHSPPDEL from the exons ATGTCGGAGACCTTTGAGACACTGCACAACCTAGTCCACAAAGGGGTCAAGGTGGTGATGGATATCCCCTATGAGCTGTGGAATGAGACCTCGGCTGAGGTGGCTGACCTCAAGAAACAG TGTGACGTGCTGGTGGAAGAGTTTGAAGAGGTGATTGAGGACTGGTACAGGAACCACCAGGAGGAAGACCTGACTGAATTCCTCTGTGCCAACCACGTGCTGAAGGGCAAAGACACCA GTTGCTTGGCAGAGCGCTGGTCTGGCAAGAAGGGGGACATAGCTTCCCTGGGAGGGAAGAAATCGAAGAAGAAGCGTGGCAGGGTCAAGGGTAGCAGCGGTGGCGGCGGCAGCAAGCAGAGGAAGGAACTGGGGGTTCTGGAGGAAGACGCCAAccctgaggaggaagagggtgtgcAGAAGGCATCTCCCCTCCCACATAGCCCCCCTGATGAGCTGTGA